The following are encoded in a window of Syntrophus gentianae genomic DNA:
- a CDS encoding cyclase family protein, whose amino-acid sequence MSQEDKPDHLIDISLPLFGGMITWPDSTGCRLLPVRQIEKGDCVNVSRLDCDVHTGTHIDAPKHHFRGGHSVDHIPLDTLVGPVLVCHLPDARMVSSKELAALALPQDTRRLLLRTSNSERWAKGESGFFPDYVALTADAARWLIDHEVRLIGMDYLSVQRYDDGPLTHQILLEAGVVILEGLNLAGVSPGHYELLCLPLNLVGAEAAPARTILRTWKNSKI is encoded by the coding sequence TTGTCCCAAGAGGATAAACCTGATCATTTAATCGATATCTCATTGCCTTTATTCGGCGGGATGATCACATGGCCGGACAGCACGGGTTGCCGGCTGCTTCCTGTGCGGCAAATTGAAAAGGGGGATTGTGTGAATGTATCGCGCCTTGATTGTGATGTGCATACGGGAACGCACATCGATGCCCCTAAACATCATTTTCGAGGGGGGCATTCGGTGGATCACATCCCCCTGGATACACTGGTTGGTCCCGTACTGGTTTGCCATCTGCCCGACGCCAGGATGGTTTCATCCAAAGAGTTGGCTGCTCTCGCTCTGCCTCAAGATACCCGGCGGCTATTGCTTCGCACAAGCAATTCGGAACGCTGGGCGAAAGGGGAATCAGGCTTCTTCCCGGATTATGTCGCCCTTACCGCTGATGCGGCACGGTGGTTGATCGATCACGAGGTGCGATTAATCGGGATGGACTACCTTTCGGTGCAGCGCTACGATGATGGTCCCCTTACCCATCAAATACTGCTGGAAGCTGGCGTCGTTATCTTGGAAGGATTGAATCTGGCAGGGGTTTCCCCTGGGCATTATGAACTGCTTTGTCTGCCGCTGAACCTGGTGGGGGCGGAAGCCGCGCCGGCGCGCACCATCCTGCGTACTTGGAAAAACTCAAAAATTTAG
- a CDS encoding glycosyltransferase family 2 protein, whose amino-acid sequence MAIYNVSIVIRCCNEEEHIGRLLSGILQQTVRNVEIIVVDSGSTDATLSIAERYPVKIIKIQPEEFSFGRALNIGCEAASGPFIVIASAHVYPVYKDWLAKLLAPFADQQVALVYGKQRGNEMTKYFEHQVFARWFPEKSNLNQEHPFCNNANSAIRKDLWEKIPYDEELTGIEDIDWAKRAMTQGCRIAYIADAEIIHVHNESPERIFNRYRREAIALKRIFPHEQFSLGDFFKMYTSNVISDGFHAWHDHAFLRSIYGILVFRLMQFLGTYRGFSQHSAVTSELKKTFYYPNGLKNSKKKSPDATSDRLINYSYKPL is encoded by the coding sequence ATGGCCATTTATAACGTATCTATTGTAATCCGCTGCTGCAATGAAGAGGAGCATATTGGCCGGTTGTTGAGCGGAATCCTGCAACAAACCGTCCGTAATGTAGAAATCATTGTTGTAGACTCGGGTTCCACCGACGCAACTCTGTCCATCGCTGAACGTTACCCGGTGAAAATAATCAAAATTCAACCCGAAGAATTTTCTTTCGGTCGTGCGTTGAATATTGGTTGCGAGGCGGCATCGGGACCATTTATTGTGATCGCCAGCGCCCATGTTTACCCTGTTTATAAAGACTGGCTGGCAAAACTGTTGGCACCCTTTGCAGACCAGCAGGTTGCCCTGGTCTATGGAAAGCAGCGTGGCAACGAGATGACAAAATACTTCGAACATCAGGTGTTCGCTCGCTGGTTTCCGGAAAAATCCAATCTGAATCAGGAACATCCCTTCTGCAATAACGCCAATTCCGCCATTAGAAAAGACCTATGGGAAAAAATACCCTACGATGAAGAACTGACCGGCATAGAAGATATTGATTGGGCTAAGCGGGCAATGACCCAGGGCTGCAGGATTGCCTATATCGCCGATGCGGAGATTATTCATGTTCACAATGAGTCACCGGAACGGATTTTCAACCGCTATCGCCGTGAGGCGATTGCACTGAAGCGCATCTTCCCCCATGAACAATTCAGTCTGGGCGATTTCTTCAAGATGTACACAAGCAACGTTATCAGTGATGGTTTCCACGCATGGCATGATCATGCATTTTTACGCTCTATCTATGGCATACTGGTTTTCAGATTGATGCAATTCTTGGGAACCTATCGTGGATTTTCACAACACAGTGCCGTTACCAGTGAGCTGAAAAAAACGTTTTACTATCCGAACGGGTTGAAAAATTCCAAGAAAAAATCCCCCGATGCAACCTCGGATCGTCTGATTAATTATTCATACAAGCCATTATAG